Proteins encoded in a region of the Zea mays cultivar B73 chromosome 2, Zm-B73-REFERENCE-NAM-5.0, whole genome shotgun sequence genome:
- the LOC118476231 gene encoding uncharacterized protein, translated as MVETGTPTSALVLTPLSPPSLSLNHHDPDTQVHARQRDRSNIRDDSGERLTSAKPPGCLGIIQPPLSSICNKLERPRLKSPSAAPVVQIVGNFAPIGEQSPTSSPTTPAKTGDTRARVTEITIITVSDSRVSCLVFGTRKASFLLEVPLGVAVSLFDKGHSRGHTVDICVVILERLNPVVHTR; from the exons ATGGTGGAGACGGGAACGCCGACGAGCGCGCTCGTGCTCACGCCTCTATctcccccttctctctccctcaaCCACCATGATCCAGATACACAAGTACATGCGAGGCAGAGAGACAGGAGCAATATCCGGGATGATTCGGGCGAGCGCCTCACGTCCGCG AAACCGCCTGGGTGCCTTGGCATCATTCAACCGCCGCTAAGCTCCATCTGCAACAAACTCGAGCGGCCCCGCCTCAAGTCTCCGTCAGCGGCCCCGGTCGTGCAGATCGTAGGGAACTTCGCCCCCATCGGTGAGCAGTCGCCGACTTCATCTCCAACGACTCCGGCGAAGACAGGCGACACCAGAGCGCGAGTCACAGAGATCACCATCATCACTGTGTCCGACAGCAGGGTCTCATGCCTCGTGTTTGGGACCAGAAAGGCATCGTTCCTCTTGGAGGTGCCGCTCGGCGTCGCTGTCTCGCTCTTCGACAAGGGCCATAGCAGGGGTCACACCGTTGATATCTGCGTCGTGATCCTGGAGCGCCTGAATCCTGTCGTACACACCCGCTAG